A single region of the Salvia miltiorrhiza cultivar Shanhuang (shh) chromosome 8, IMPLAD_Smil_shh, whole genome shotgun sequence genome encodes:
- the LOC130998952 gene encoding delta(8)-fatty-acid desaturase-like — protein sequence MAEDGGMKKKLITSDELKKHNKPDDLWLSIQGKVYDVTDWAKTHPGGATPLLNLAGNDVTDAFIAFHPASAWRHLDRFSTGYHLADSHVSAVSKDYRNLAAAFARSGLFDDKGHGVLLSLLSISAILSAVVCGVLRSDSPLVHALSGALLGLAWMLIAYLGHDSGHYNIMPNSSLNKVAQILTGNCLTGISIAWWKWTHNAHHVACNSLDYDPDLQHLPMLAVSSKLFHSLTSRFYDRRLTFDSLSRFFVSYQHFTFYPVMCVARVNLYLQTFLLLFSNRGLHVPNRAINILGIAVFWTWFPLLVSCLPSWTERAVFVLASFCVCAIQHVQFCLNHFAASVYVGAPQGNDWFEKQTSGTIDISCSAKMDWFFGGLQFQLEHHLFPRLPRCHLRKISPLVRELCEKHGLPYVSLSFVEANRWTLRTLRTAALEAREMADPASKNLIWEAVNTHG from the coding sequence atggcGGAAGACGGCGGGATGAAGAAGAAGCTGATCACCTCCGACGAGCTGAAGAAGCACAACAAGCCCGACGACCTCTGGCTCTCGATCCAAGGCAAGGTCTACGACGTCACCGATTGGGCTAAAACCCACCCCGGCGGCGCCACCCCCCTCCTCAACCTCGCCGGCAACGACGTCACCGACGCCTTCATCGCCTTCCACCCGGCCTCCGCCTGGCGCCACCTCGACCGCTTCTCCACCGGCTACCACCTCGCCGACTCCCACGTCTCCGCCGTCTCCAAGGACTACCGCAACCTCGCCGCCGCATTCGCCCGTTCCGGCCTCTTCGACGACAAAGGCCACGGCGTCCTCCTCTCCCTCCTCTCCATCTCCGCTATCCTCTCCGCCGTCGTCTGCGGCGTCCTCCGCAGCGACAGCCCCCTCGTCCACGCCCTCTCCGGCGCCCTCCTCGGCCTCGCCTGGATGCTGATCGCCTACCTCGGGCACGATTCCGGCCACTACAACATCATGCCCAATTCCTCCCTGAACAAGGTCGCGCAGATCCTCACCGGCAACTGCCTCACCGGCATCAGCATCGCGTGGTGGAAGTGGACCCACAACGCGCACCACGTGGCCTGCAACAGCCTCGACTACGACCCCGACCTCCAGCACCTCCCCATGCTCGCCGTCTCCTCGAAGCTCTTCCACTCTCTCACATCCCGCTTCTACGACCGCCGCCTCACCTTCGACTCCCTCTCTAGATTCTTCGTCAGCTACCAGCACTTCACCTTCTACCCCGTGATGTGCGTCGCCAGAGTCAATCTCTACCTCCAGACAttcctcctcctcttctccAACCGCGGCCTTCACGTTCCCAACAGAGCTATTAACATCCTGGGGATCGCCGTCTTCTGGACGTGGTTCCCTCTCCTCGTATCCTGCCTGCCTAGCTGGACCGAGAGGGCCGTCTTCGTGCTCGCCAGCTTCTGCGTCTGCGCGATCCAGCACGTGCAGTTCTGCCTCAACCATTTTGCGGCGAGTGTGTACGTGGGGGCGCCGCAGGGGAACGACTGGTTCGAGAAGCAGACGAGCGGGACCATCGACATCTCGTGCTCGGCAAAAATGGACTGGTTTTTCGGGGGTCTGCAGTTTCAGCTGGAGCATCATCTGTTTCCGAGGCTGCCGAGGTGCCATTTGAGGAAGATATCGCCGTTGGTGAGGGAGCTCTGTGAGAAGCATGGGCTGCCTTATGTGAGCCTCTCTTTCGTCGAAGCCAATAGGTGGACTCTTAGGACTCTCCGAACTGCGGCGTTGGAGGCCAGGGAGATGGCGGATCCTGCTTCCAAGAATTTGATATGGGAAGCTGTCAATACTCATGGTTGA